The proteins below are encoded in one region of Streptomyces sp. NBC_00490:
- a CDS encoding cupin domain-containing protein: MIPDDDLSRSLTVADPDDPGTTYISLVGNTYAMLITGEQTDGRYCLIDMRVPDGGGPPPHRHDFEEMFTVLEGEIEFTFRGENHTVRAGSTVNIPANAPHNFRNTSGAPARMLCMCTPAGQDEYFTRIGDVVAGKDAPPPQLSQDELAERRRRAAELASTYRSEFL; this comes from the coding sequence ATGATTCCTGATGACGACCTGTCCCGTTCGCTGACCGTGGCGGACCCCGACGATCCCGGCACGACGTACATCTCTTTGGTGGGCAACACGTACGCCATGCTGATCACCGGCGAGCAGACCGACGGCCGCTACTGCCTGATCGACATGCGCGTGCCCGACGGCGGTGGCCCGCCGCCGCACCGGCACGACTTCGAGGAGATGTTCACGGTCCTCGAGGGCGAGATCGAGTTCACCTTCCGAGGCGAGAACCACACGGTGCGGGCCGGGTCCACAGTGAACATCCCGGCCAACGCCCCGCACAACTTCCGCAACACCTCGGGTGCGCCGGCCCGCATGCTGTGCATGTGCACCCCGGCGGGCCAGGACGAGTACTTCACGCGCATCGGCGATGTTGTCGCGGGCAAGGACGCGCCGCCGCCACAGCTGTCGCAGGACGAGCTCGCGGAGCGCCGCCGCCGCGCGGCCGAGTTGGCCTCGACCTATCGCAGCGAGTTCCTGTAA
- a CDS encoding alpha/beta hydrolase, with product MALSLDPEIAEALAPMAGAMADATPPAVGDIAARRAMWEPIIGAAGTAQPIPDDVKTTEHDATTDDGAQITMRWYTKGGAAPGPAVLFFHGGGYIFGHVDLFDGPVSRYVSASGVPMLSVEYRRAPEHPFPTPLEDAYTALRWLHAHAAELGVDPDRIGVMGDSAGGGMAAGLTILARERGGPKIARQILLMPMLDDRTTTPDPHIAPYLLWSYDDSLTAWPALLGEAAGGPDVPAMAAPARLEDATGLPPAYIEVGQLDVFRDEDTAYATKLSRAGVPVEFHLHPGAPHEFDSIAFTSDVARRAIADRVRVLKSI from the coding sequence ATGGCACTCAGTCTGGATCCCGAAATCGCCGAGGCGCTGGCCCCGATGGCCGGCGCGATGGCGGACGCAACACCACCGGCGGTGGGGGACATCGCGGCGCGGCGCGCCATGTGGGAACCGATCATCGGTGCCGCGGGAACGGCCCAGCCGATCCCGGACGACGTGAAGACCACCGAGCACGACGCGACCACCGACGACGGCGCGCAAATCACCATGCGCTGGTACACCAAGGGCGGCGCGGCGCCGGGTCCGGCCGTGCTGTTCTTCCACGGCGGCGGATACATCTTCGGCCACGTCGACCTGTTCGACGGCCCGGTCTCCCGCTACGTCTCCGCCAGTGGCGTGCCGATGCTGTCAGTCGAGTACCGCCGCGCCCCCGAGCACCCCTTCCCGACCCCGCTCGAGGACGCCTACACCGCACTGCGCTGGCTGCACGCACACGCCGCCGAACTCGGTGTCGACCCCGACCGGATCGGTGTGATGGGAGACAGCGCGGGCGGGGGTATGGCCGCGGGGCTGACGATCCTCGCCCGCGAGCGCGGCGGCCCGAAGATCGCCCGCCAGATCCTGCTCATGCCGATGCTCGACGACCGCACCACCACCCCCGACCCCCACATCGCGCCCTACCTGCTGTGGTCCTACGACGACAGCCTCACCGCCTGGCCGGCCCTGCTCGGCGAGGCCGCCGGCGGGCCCGACGTCCCGGCCATGGCGGCCCCGGCCCGGCTCGAGGACGCGACCGGCCTGCCGCCGGCCTACATCGAAGTCGGCCAGCTCGACGTCTTCCGCGACGAAGACACCGCTTACGCCACCAAGCTCAGCCGCGCCGGCGTGCCGGTCGAATTCCACCTGCACCCCGGCGCCCCGCACGAGTTCGACTCCATCGCGTTCACCTCCGATGTCGCCCGCCGCGCCATCGCCGACCGCGTCCGGGTCCTGAAGTCGATCTGA
- a CDS encoding sulfotransferase family protein, with protein sequence MPSAQLALTLANLLLRPASGSRRAPDRAFDQIIAKAGQADGDEPFTDGFRFLLRHWAGAQDLTPVGWQAARSHVRRHLTNRARVMRLIAENPAIEQEPIDKPVFVVGLPRTATTLAHGVLSLSDEHRCPLVWELLAPGLYTSPGQRRKAITAARRWVDGMNLFAPRLRDIHPMTAEGPEECTFLLPHALVPLSQARIPAYQAWHYERDFVPDYRYLKQVYQVLQYGRPRRRWVLKSPMHTENLDALRTVFPDATLVWTHRDPATVVASFCSLVEQGMNGTLDPVDLHGLGATWLELLSRSAQRGIASRAAIPREALVDVPYSWLGSDPATGAPKLYEAIGARWTDADATRLAEIAARPKGARPHRYDLSRYGLTRADVESAFADYNALRAEVDRP encoded by the coding sequence GTGCCCTCCGCCCAGTTAGCTCTCACCCTGGCCAACCTGCTGCTGCGGCCGGCATCCGGCTCCCGTCGCGCTCCGGACCGGGCCTTCGACCAGATCATCGCCAAGGCCGGGCAGGCGGACGGTGACGAGCCGTTCACCGACGGCTTCCGGTTTCTGCTGCGCCACTGGGCAGGCGCCCAGGACCTCACCCCGGTCGGTTGGCAGGCCGCGCGGTCCCACGTCCGCAGACACCTCACCAACCGGGCCCGGGTCATGCGGCTGATCGCCGAGAACCCCGCCATCGAGCAGGAGCCCATCGACAAGCCCGTGTTCGTGGTGGGCCTGCCGCGCACCGCCACCACGCTCGCCCACGGCGTGCTGTCCCTCTCGGACGAGCACCGCTGCCCCCTGGTGTGGGAACTGCTCGCGCCCGGCCTCTACACATCGCCAGGGCAACGGCGAAAGGCGATCACGGCGGCGCGCCGCTGGGTCGACGGCATGAACCTGTTCGCCCCCCGCCTGCGCGACATCCACCCCATGACCGCCGAGGGCCCCGAGGAGTGCACCTTCCTCCTGCCGCACGCCCTCGTACCGCTGTCCCAGGCCCGCATACCCGCGTACCAGGCCTGGCACTACGAGCGGGATTTCGTCCCCGACTACCGCTACCTCAAGCAGGTCTACCAGGTCCTGCAGTACGGCCGCCCGCGCCGCCGCTGGGTGCTGAAGTCCCCCATGCACACCGAGAACCTCGACGCGCTGCGCACCGTCTTCCCCGACGCCACACTCGTGTGGACCCACCGGGACCCGGCGACCGTCGTCGCGTCGTTCTGCAGCCTGGTCGAGCAGGGCATGAACGGCACCCTCGACCCCGTCGACCTGCACGGCCTCGGCGCCACCTGGCTGGAACTGCTGAGCCGCTCCGCGCAGCGCGGCATCGCCTCCCGTGCCGCCATCCCGCGCGAGGCGCTGGTGGACGTCCCGTACTCCTGGCTCGGATCCGACCCGGCCACGGGCGCCCCGAAGCTCTACGAGGCCATCGGCGCCCGCTGGACCGACGCCGACGCCACCCGGCTCGCCGAGATCGCCGCCCGTCCCAAGGGCGCCCGGCCCCACAGATACGACCTCTCCCGCTATGGACTCACCCGCGCCGACGTCGAGTCGGCCTTCGCCGACTACAACGCCCTGCGGGCCGAAGTCGACCGGCCCTGA